A single Carnobacterium alterfunditum DSM 5972 DNA region contains:
- the mreC gene encoding rod shape-determining protein MreC, which translates to MNQFFSNKKLIILLVSMIVSLGLIAFSITGSGNIPIIQQLTNDITAVVSRVVAKPTNAVVDFLESVDGLKNTYEENQLLKSKIDKLYETEMEIADLKQNNEKLKEQLSLIDTLSDYESINGEVLSRNPDSWVDKIVVDKGSQNGIELDMSVMSGNGLIGRVVEVNPTSSKIQLVTTLDQNNNRVAASVDTDDGVIHGIVNGYDAETNRLILKQVTTEAELKEGDKVMTSGLGGIAPSALLIGTIDEVKLDSFGLSQEAYIVPAADTNDIRYVTFIKRTAESGE; encoded by the coding sequence TTGAATCAGTTTTTTTCAAATAAAAAACTAATCATTTTATTAGTAAGTATGATTGTTTCTTTAGGTCTGATAGCTTTTTCAATTACAGGAAGCGGAAATATTCCTATCATTCAACAGCTTACTAATGATATTACAGCAGTTGTATCTCGTGTGGTAGCAAAACCGACGAATGCAGTTGTTGATTTTTTAGAATCAGTAGATGGTCTGAAAAATACGTACGAAGAAAATCAATTGTTAAAATCAAAAATCGATAAATTGTACGAAACAGAAATGGAAATTGCAGATTTAAAACAAAACAACGAAAAACTCAAAGAGCAATTAAGTTTGATCGATACATTATCTGATTACGAATCCATTAATGGAGAAGTATTAAGTCGTAACCCTGACAGTTGGGTCGATAAAATCGTAGTCGACAAAGGAAGTCAAAATGGTATCGAATTAGACATGTCTGTGATGTCGGGCAATGGACTGATAGGGCGTGTTGTTGAAGTCAATCCTACTAGTTCTAAAATTCAATTAGTAACAACGTTAGATCAAAATAATAATCGAGTTGCTGCTTCTGTTGATACAGATGATGGAGTCATACACGGTATCGTTAATGGGTATGATGCTGAAACAAATCGGTTGATCTTGAAACAAGTTACCACCGAAGCGGAATTAAAAGAAGGTGACAAAGTTATGACTTCTGGTTTAGGAGGCATAGCTCCTAGCGCACTACTGATTGGAACAATTGATGAAGTTAAATTAGATTCTTTTGGACTGTCTCAGGAAGCCTACATCGTCCCGGCAGCAGATACAAATGATATTCGTTACGTGACATTTATTAAACGAACCGCTGAAAGTGGTGAGTAA
- the mreD gene encoding rod shape-determining protein MreD yields MIENWKTSTLIPLVITFFFLLDGILTVIFSEQFLEGTKVMTPRLIVLVLILMSFYIPRSRMLVYSIIFGLVYDSYYVGILGVYVLLFPLVVYLTEKMKKVLNPNPIVIGMMIIVNLSLIETYLYLFYQVLGYTTINWATFLADRLGPTLLLNLVLFIAVFYPLKKTIERIQE; encoded by the coding sequence ATGATAGAGAATTGGAAAACTTCTACTTTGATTCCATTAGTTATTACCTTTTTCTTTTTGTTGGATGGTATATTGACTGTTATTTTTTCAGAGCAATTTCTTGAAGGTACGAAGGTAATGACTCCAAGACTAATCGTCTTAGTTCTTATTTTGATGTCTTTTTATATACCAAGGAGTAGGATGCTCGTATACAGTATTATTTTTGGATTGGTTTATGATAGTTATTATGTAGGGATTCTTGGTGTATATGTCCTTTTATTTCCTTTAGTTGTTTACTTAACGGAAAAAATGAAAAAAGTTCTCAATCCGAATCCTATCGTTATTGGTATGATGATCATTGTTAATTTAAGCCTAATAGAAACTTACCTTTACCTATTTTATCAAGTATTAGGTTACACAACAATTAATTGGGCAACGTTTTTGGCAGACCGATTGGGACCAACGTTGCTATTAAATTTAGTCTTATTTATTGCAGTATTTTATCCTTTGAAAAAAACTATTGAACGTATTCAAGAATAG